From one Phocaeicola salanitronis DSM 18170 genomic stretch:
- a CDS encoding site-specific integrase, translating to MKKISYRLVYNRKKHLNANGKALIQVEAYLTGQKAYFSTHIYVKPEQWDSKHGRIVLHPHEEALNRMLDEFLLNLQYRELEGWKQGKAVALSLLKTELPEVTEERFFAFGRKWVEHSERKRSTRNNLNTTLALVQEFRPHLNISDIDYAFLLQFESFLKQRALKTNTIAKHLFHLRTFYNEAVREGLAAPESSPFTKYKIRTTESRHVFLLPEELEKLEKLALALEGKPLCHSLDAFLFCCYTGLRYSDFTKLSEKNLVCPDKKHAWLLFKSQKTGVESQLPLDLLFQGKAVRILEKYEDKNSFFRLKPNPDVNKDLIRIGKLAQIEKHFSFHSSRHTNATLLIYSGAKLTTVQKLLGHRSIKTTQIYGEVFSQTLVNDLKKCKF from the coding sequence ATGAAAAAAATTAGCTACAGGCTGGTGTACAATCGCAAAAAACACCTCAATGCCAACGGGAAAGCCTTGATTCAGGTTGAAGCTTATTTAACAGGACAAAAGGCATATTTCTCGACCCACATTTATGTGAAGCCCGAACAATGGGATTCGAAACACGGGCGAATCGTGCTTCATCCGCACGAAGAAGCGTTAAACCGGATGCTTGACGAATTTCTTCTAAACCTCCAATATCGGGAGCTGGAAGGCTGGAAGCAGGGAAAGGCGGTTGCCTTATCACTGCTGAAAACGGAACTTCCGGAAGTCACGGAAGAGCGTTTTTTCGCTTTCGGTAGAAAATGGGTAGAACATTCGGAGCGGAAAAGAAGCACCCGGAACAACCTGAACACCACGTTGGCGCTCGTGCAAGAGTTTCGTCCACACCTGAACATTTCGGACATCGATTACGCATTCTTGCTTCAATTCGAATCGTTTTTAAAGCAAAGAGCGTTAAAGACGAATACCATTGCCAAGCATCTGTTCCACCTCCGTACGTTCTACAATGAAGCCGTCCGCGAAGGGCTTGCCGCTCCGGAATCTTCTCCTTTTACTAAATACAAGATACGGACTACCGAGAGCCGGCATGTGTTTCTCCTTCCCGAAGAATTGGAAAAGCTGGAAAAATTGGCACTGGCGCTGGAAGGGAAACCGCTGTGTCATTCGCTGGACGCGTTTCTATTTTGTTGCTATACCGGATTGAGGTATTCTGATTTTACGAAGTTATCGGAAAAGAACCTCGTCTGTCCGGATAAAAAACATGCTTGGCTGCTATTCAAGTCCCAAAAAACCGGTGTGGAAAGCCAGCTTCCATTAGACTTGCTTTTTCAAGGAAAAGCGGTCCGGATTTTGGAGAAGTACGAAGACAAAAATAGCTTCTTCCGTCTGAAACCCAATCCGGATGTCAACAAAGACCTTATCCGTATCGGCAAGCTGGCACAGATAGAAAAGCATTTCTCTTTCCATTCTTCGCGCCATACGAACGCCACCTTATTAATATATAGCGGCGCAAAACTGACTACGGTGCAAAAGTTATTGGGGCACCGGAGCATCAAAACTACGCAAATCTATGGAGAAGTCTTCTCGCAAACCTTAGTGAATGACTTAAAGAAATGTAAGTTCTAA